A region of the Mycobacterium sp. NBC_00419 genome:
GCCGCGCCTAGAAGACGCGCGTCTGGCCCTCCAGAACCGGGACGGTGTCGGGAAGTTTGTAGACCTCGATGCCGTTGCGGAACATGACCGCCTCGCGGGCGTGTTCGGGTAGGTGCTTGACCAGCCAGCGCGGGTCATCGAACGTCCAGTGCGGATAGTCCGAGGAGAACAGCAGGATCTTCTCGCATTCCATCCACTCGAAGGCCCGCAGCAGCTCGGTCTTGTCTTCGGGGTAGTCCAGCGGCTGGGTGGTGAACTTGATGTGGTCCTTGACGTACTCGCTGGGCTTGCGCTTGATCTCCACCCAGTTCTTGCGGGCTTCGTAGATCGCATCCATCCGCCACATCAGCGGCAGGATCCAGTTGAATGCGTGCTCTACCAACACGATTCGCAGGCCCGGGTAGCGGTCGAAGACGCCGTCGAAGATCAGGCTCATCACCTGGTTGGCGGCCAGCAGCGAGTAGCTGACCATGAAGTCGTGGTTGTAGCTGGGCAAGCCCACCGGCGGAATCGGCAGTGTCTCGAATGAGCCGCGGGCTAGATGACAGCTCACAGTGATGTCGTGCTTGGTGGCCGCCTGCCAGATCGGGTCGTAGCGCGGGTCACCCCAGGACGGGCGGGGTTCGGCCTTGATCAGGATCTGCGACATCAAGGGATGTCCGGCCCACTTCTCGATCTCGCGGGCCGCGCCTTCGGGGTCTTCGATGGCCACCGAGATCGACCCGCGCCAGCGCTGGTGCCAGTTGTTCGCGCCACTGAGCCAGTGCTCGTCGATCCACAGGTTGGTGGCGATGGCGGACGCTTGCGCCGCTTCGGGCAGTCGCGCCCCGAACGCCAGGGGTTCCAGGATCGCGATATCGGCGCCGGCCTCCATGATCAACTGGCGGAACATCAGGTCCGGGTCGGTGCCGGCGAACTCGCCGTCGTCGGGGAAGGTGTCCACGCGCATGGCGTAGGCGTGGGCGTAGTCCGGTGCGTCGTAGTAGATCTTCTCGCCGATCGGATGCGACAAGAAGTACTTCGAACGCCACGGCTCGGGGATGTAGTCGACTATGACGCCACGCCGCGGCACGGGATGAACATCGGAATCAACGCAGCGGACCGCGATGCGTTCTGCGGCCGGAGCCGCTCGATCATGGGTCAGGGTCATCTCGACCACCTCCGCTCGGATGTCCCCATTGTCACTCAGCGATGCGGTGGTGGCCAGCATCGCTGAGATTGGGTAGTGGGGTAGCTCTGCGTGGCCCTTGACGCGATACCCCCCAGGGGTATAGTCGGCAGCATGACCACGACCGACCTCCAGTTGACGGGCATGAGCTGCGCGTCGTGCGCGGCCAAGATCGAGCGGAGCCTCAACAATCTGGACGGCGTGACCGCGACGGTGAACTTCGCCGTCGAGCAGGCGCACGTCGAACACGGGTCGCAGGTGTCCGAACACGACCTCATCCACGCCGTTGAATCCACCGGCTACCACGCCTCCG
Encoded here:
- a CDS encoding amidohydrolase family protein; its protein translation is MTLTHDRAAPAAERIAVRCVDSDVHPVPRRGVIVDYIPEPWRSKYFLSHPIGEKIYYDAPDYAHAYAMRVDTFPDDGEFAGTDPDLMFRQLIMEAGADIAILEPLAFGARLPEAAQASAIATNLWIDEHWLSGANNWHQRWRGSISVAIEDPEGAAREIEKWAGHPLMSQILIKAEPRPSWGDPRYDPIWQAATKHDITVSCHLARGSFETLPIPPVGLPSYNHDFMVSYSLLAANQVMSLIFDGVFDRYPGLRIVLVEHAFNWILPLMWRMDAIYEARKNWVEIKRKPSEYVKDHIKFTTQPLDYPEDKTELLRAFEWMECEKILLFSSDYPHWTFDDPRWLVKHLPEHAREAVMFRNGIEVYKLPDTVPVLEGQTRVF